A genomic segment from Oncorhynchus masou masou isolate Uvic2021 unplaced genomic scaffold, UVic_Omas_1.1 unplaced_scaffold_1749, whole genome shotgun sequence encodes:
- the LOC135532158 gene encoding large ribosomal subunit protein uL23 — MAPKAKKEAVPAKTEAKVKALKAKKAVLKGVHSQRKKKIRTSPTFRRPKTLRLRRQPKYPRKSAPRRNKLDHYAIIKFPLTTESAMKKIEDNNTLVFIVDVKANKHQIKHAVKKLYDIDVAKVNTLIRPDGEKKAYVRLAPDYDALDVANKIGII, encoded by the exons ATGGCACCGAAGGCGAAGAAGGAAG CTGTCCCTGCCAAGACCGAGGCCAAGGTGAAGGCCCTGAAGGCCAAGAAGGCTGTTCTGAAAGGAGTCCACAGCCAGAGGAAGAAGAAGATTAGAACCTCCCCAACCTTCCGTCGCCCCAAAACCCTGCGCCTCCGCAGACAACCCAAGTACCCCCGGAAGAGTGCCCCGCGCAGGAATAA GTTGGACCACTATGCCATCATTAAGTTCCCTCTGACGACAGAGTCGGCAATGAAGAAGATCGAGGACAACAACACCCTCGTCTTCATCGTAGACGTCAAGGCCAACAAGCATCAGATCAAACACGCCGTCAAGAAGCTCTACGACATCGACGTGGCCAAGGTCAACACACTCATCAG gcctgACGGTGAGAAGAAGGCATACGTGCGCCTGGCTCCAGATTACGATGCGTTGGATGTCGCCAACAAG ATTGGCATCATCTAA